The DNA segment GGATAGTCATGCAAGATCACCGGGCGCTGGAACTTCTTTTCGGTGAGATAGCGTTCGTGCTCGCTTTGCAGGTCGATGCCCCAAGTCACCGGGAACTCGAACTTCTCGCCGCAGGACTCCAGAATCTTGACCGCCTCGGTGTAACTGAGCCGTTCGAAGTTGGTATTCACGATGCCGGTCAGCGTTTCGATCGTGGTCTTGTCGATCCGCTCGTTGAAGAACTGCATGTCCTCTTCGCAGCGATTCAAGGCGTCGCCGAAGATGCGCTTCAAAAACGCCTCGGCCAGGTCCATGTTGTCGACCAGCTCGAAAAACGCCGCCTCCGGTTCCACCATCCAGAACTCGGCGAGGTGCCGCGAGGTGTTCGAGTTCTCCGCGCGAAACGTCGGCCCGAACGTATACACGCGGCCCAGCGAGCAGGCGAAGATTTCCGCTTCCAGCTGCCCGCTCACGGTCAGATACGCGGGGCGCTGGAAGAAATCCTGTGCATAGTCGACGGTTTTCGGCTGCCCTTCCGCGCCGGTTTTCGGGACCTTATCCAGATCGAGCGTGGTGACTTTGAACATCGCGCCGGCGCCTTCGCAATCGCTGGCCGTGATGATCGGCGGATGCACGTAGAGAAATCCGCGCTCCTGAAAGAAGTCGTGGATCGATCGGCACACGCAGTTCCGCACCCGGGCGATGGCGCCAAACGTGTTTGTCCGCGGCCGTAGATGGGCGATCGTCCGCAGATACTCGAACGTGTGCTGCTTCTTCTGCAACACGTACGTTTCGGGATCCGACGTGCCGTGGAGGATCACGTTGGTCGCCTGCACCTCCGTCTGCTGTCCCTTGGCAGGCGAGGCCTTGACCTCCCCTTCGACCGTGACGCTCGACCCGGCCGAAAGGTGCTTGATCTCGCTCTCGTAGTTCGGCAACTGCCCGTCGGCGACGATTTGAATATTGCCGAGGCAACTTCCGTCGTTCAATTCAATGAACGAGAAACCGCCTTTGGAGTCGCGCCGCGTGCGCACCCAACCTTGCAAACGCACCACGCGCCCCACCGCCTCAGCACGCCGCGCTTCGACAACGGACAAGCGATCCATGGGAGAACGAATCCTTTCAAGGTCAGACGACCTGGGCGGAAGGTCTAATTTCTAAATCTGAATGACGAGTCAAATCCGAATCACGAATGACGCAATGCAAAACGACTCCATTCGTCATTCAAGCATTCGAAATTGATTCGTCATTCAAATTTAGAACTTCGTCATTCTCAATGCTCTCCTTGTCCCGCCAGCCAGCGTTCCGCGTCGAGCGCCGCCATGCAGCCGGAGCCAGCGGCCGTGATCGCCTGGCGGTAGTAGTCGTCGGCGACGTCGCCGGCGGCGAAGACCCCTTCCACGCTCGTGTTCGTGCGGAATGGCACGGTCCAACGGATGTATTTCTTCGCGGTCAATTCCAATTGTCCGTCGAGGAACACGGTGTTCGGCGTGTGGCCGATTGCCAGGAACAATCCGGACGCCGGGAGTTCGCGCGGCTCGCCGCCTTTGACTTGCTTGACACGGACCGCGGTCACCCCTTCCTTGTCGTTGCCGAGCACTTCGTCCAGCCCGCTATTCCAAACCATTTCGATCTTCGGATCGTTCAGCGCCCGAGCGGCCATGATCTTCGACGCCCGCAGTTCGTCGCGGCGATGCACCATGTACACGCGGCTCGCGAACTTTGAGAGGTACGTCGCTTCCTCGACGGCCGAATCGCCGCCGCCGACCACCACGAGCGGCTTGTTGCGAAACCGCGGCAATGCCCCGTCGCAGACGGCGCACGCGCTCACGCCACGATTCTTGTAATGGTCCTCCGACGGCAGCCCCAGGTAGTTGGCCCGCGCGCCGGTCGCCACAATCACCGATTTGGCGACAATCTCCTGGCCTTCCAAAGTGGTCAGCTTGAACGGCCGCTTGCTCAAATCGACTTTGGCGATGTCGTCCGTGATGATCCGCGTGCCGAAATTGACCGCCTGCTGCCGCATCAACTCCATGAGTTCGGGACCGCTGATCCCATGCTTGCTATGCGGCGGCATCATCTGTCGCTTGTCCTCCGCCATCGCGCGATCGAGGTATTCCTCCATGTTCCCAGCCGGAAAGCCGGGGTAATTTTCGACCTCGGTCGTGAGCGCCAATTGCCCGAGCGGCAGCGTACCGGCGATGCGGTTCTCTTCAGTGATCGCGCCCTCGAACACGAGCGGTTCCAAGTTCGCCCGGGCGGTATAGATCGCCGCAGCCCAACCGGCCGGGCCACTGCCAATGATGACGACTGTTTCAGTTTTCGCGGACACAAAAACCTCGAAGGCACGAGGGGAAGGTGATCAGTACTTCTTTGGATGCAATGGTGACAACTGGAGCTACGCCCAGTTGCTCACGATCAACTGTGGGAGGCGTCTCCGACGCCGATGAAACGGACGTTGAAGACAGAGACAAACATCGTATCTCGCACGACGTCGTCACCAGCGGCGACAGAGACGCCTCCCACAGGTCGTGTGACTTTGCAGCGTCGCCATTATAGGTATCCCCAGCCCACCGTCCACCGGGCTTCGGTTGCCGTAGATGCTTGCAGGCGTTATGGTTAGCTAGAGCGGCGGACGGTTCTCGCCCGCCTGCGCGACGACCACTGGCGGCGAACGAAATATGGTGCTGCTCCCCATCGTACTGGTCTCCGCGGTCATCCTGATCGTGGCTTATTTCACTTACGGCCGCTTGCTCGCGCGGCTGTTGGACCTCGATCCGAACCGGCCGACGCCAGCCAACACCCTGCGCGACGATTTGGATTTCATCCCGACCGAACCGCAGTTCCTGCTCAGCCAGCATTTCTCGGCGATCGCGGCCGCCGGGCCGATCGTCGGCCCGATCCTGGCCGGCATCGCCTTTGGTTGGCTGCCGGCGCTGATCTGGATTCTGGTCGGCTCGATCCTCATCGGCGGCGTCCACGACCTAACCGCGCTCGTGGCCTCGATTCGCCATCAGGCCCGGTCGATCGCCGAAGTCGTGCGCGACCACATGTCGAAGCGCTCGTACTTGCTCTTCCTGGCGTTCATCTGGATCGCGTTGGTCTACATCATCGTCGCCTTCACCGATATCACGGCCGCCTCGTTCGTCGGTTCACAGACGTTGGAAAGCGGGCAAGAGGTCACCGGCGCCGGCATCGCCAGTTCGTCGTTGATGTATTTGGCCCTCCCGATCGTGATGGGCCTGCTACTGCGCTACACGCGGCTCACCGTCGGTTGGGCGACGGTGCTGTTTCTGCCGCTCGTGGGCCTGGCCATTTGGAAAGGTCAGGCCTGGCCCTTCGATCTAGGAGCGATGCTCGGCCTTTCCTCCGAAACCACGACGCGGCAGGCCTGGGACGTGTTGTTGTTGGGCTACTGTCTCGTCGCCGGAGTATTGCCCGTCTGGATGCTGCTGCAACCCCGCGGACATCTCGGCGGCTATTTCCTGTACGTCGCTCTCGCAGCGTTCGGGATCGGCATGGTCGTCGGCTCCGGCACCGAAGTGAAATACCCTGCGTTCACCGGCTGGACCACGGCCAAGGGAGAAACGCTTGCGCCGATCTTGTTCATCACCATCGCCTGCGGGGCCTGCTCAGGCTTCCACTCGCTGATCGCCTCGGGCAGCACCTCGAAGCAACTCCGCGTGGAAACCGACGCCAAGCCGATCGCCTACGGCGCAATGCTTTTGGAAGCCATGGTCGCCATCTGCTCGCTCTGCTGCGTGATGATGCTGACGGCCGATTCGCCGTTGCTGACGAGCGGTCCGAACAACATCTACGCCAACGGTCTCAGCACGTTGCTTTCCGGCGTTGGCGTCGGCGGCCTCCGCCTCGATCCGCAGCTCGTCGTCTGTTTCGCGCTGATGGCTTTCGTGACGTTCGTCTACGACACGCTCGACGTCTGCACGCGGCTGGGCCGCTACATCATTCAAGAACTCACCGGCCTGCACAACGCCGCCGGGCGTTGGCTCGGCACTGGGCTCACCGCCGGCGTGCCACTTATGTTCGTGATGCAGACGTCGCTCGGTCCCGATGGCAACCCGACGCCTGTGTGGCGCACCTATTGGGCGCTGTTCGGCGCGAGCAATCAACTGCTCGCGGCGCTCACGCTGCTCGGCGTGACCGTCTGGCTCTGGAAAACCAAACGCGCCGCCTGGGTCTGGCTGGTCGTCGGCTTGCCGGCGGCCTGGATGTACACGGTCAGCACCTGGGCGCTGATCCTCATGGTCCGCGGCAATTTTCTGGACGGCAAAGACGGCTGGCGCATAACAACGACCTGGGTCGGCCTGGTGCTCATCGCCCTGGCGGCGCTGATGCTCGTCGAAGCACTGCGCGTGTTGCTCTCGCTCGGCCGTTCTGAACCGCCAAGATCGATGAAATCAGCGATGGCGCCGAGCGCGTAAGCAATTCAAAAACCAGCGCAAAAAAACGCGCGAGATCTAAATTTGTTGTGTCACGGTCTCCCGACCGTGACACCGGCCCGACCGAAGGTCTCCATTCGCGGACGAAGCGGAGCCAAATTGTCGCACGGTCGGACGCCGCCCACGACAGCGGCTCTAGATCGCCCATTCAAAGCAATTACACCAACCCCTTGCGCACCGCCCACACGGCCGCTTGTGTGCGATCCGAAACGCCGATCTTGCGCAAGATATGTTGCACGTGTTCCTTGACCGTTTCGTAGCTGATGCCCAGCGCTTGAGCGATTTCTTTGTTCGTCAGGCCGAAAGCGAGTTGCCGCAGCACTTCGGATTCCCGTTGCGTGAGCGGGACGTCCAGATCGCCGGAAATGCGCGGTGTCGAGAGCGCGCCCGTGACGCGACGCAATTCCTCGCGCGACCAGCATTCTTCGCCACGGGCCGCTTTGCGAATCATCGCCAGTAATTGTTCTCGCGGCGTTTCCTTGAGCATGTACCCCGTCGCGCCCAGCGCCAAGGCCCGCGCCACGTAGGTCGGATTCTCGAAGGCCGTCAACATCAGCACCGGCAAGTTCGGGTGGTCCTGCCGTAGTCGGGTCAGCGCCTGCAAGCCGTCGCCATTCGGCATACGGATATCGAGCAGCACGACATCGAAGGTCTCGGCGGCGCAGCGCTCCACCGCCTCCGCACCCGTCGTCGCCTCGGCGGCGACTTCGATTTCCGTGCCCGCCAACATCGCCTTAATTCCCGAGCGGACCAGTTCGTGATCGTCGGTCACCAGAATGCGAATGCTCATCACGGCCCTCTATGGATTGCGAACCGTGGCCGGACCGAGCTCGATCGGTAGCTCGATCGTCAGCCGCGTACCCTTCCCAGGCGCACTATCGATATCAATTCGCCCGCGCAAGAGCGCGACGCGCTTGCGAATGCCCTGCAAACCAAAGCGATTCTCGGAGACCTTCCTCGGCGAAAAGCCCACGCCGTCGTCGGAGATCGTCAGCCGAATGCGTCCGTTCGCCTCGTGTAACGTGACCTCGCCGCGCTCCGCCTGACTGTGCGTGCGCAGGTTCGTGAGCGCTTCTTGCACGATGCGGAACAGCATTGCCTCCAGCAGCGAATCCAGTCGCTTCCAAGACACCTCGTGTGTGAACGCGATCGGCGGAGCGCCAAAGCCAACTTGTTCGTGAACGAGATACTCGATCGCCGCCACGACGCCTTGCTCGTCAAGAATCGGCGGACGCAACCCGCTGATCACCAGCCGCGCTTCTTGCATGGCGTCGCGCAGCATCTGCACGACCGTCGCGAAGTCGTCGCGCGATTTGTCGTCGATTCCGGTCAAACGCAGCGCCAGCGATTCCAAATACATCAGCGACGCGGAAATCTCTTGCACGAGCCCATCATGCAATTCGTAAGCGATCAATTGACGATCCCGTTCATGAACCGCCAGGGCGTATTCCAGAAATCGCCGCTCGTTATTCAGCGCGTCCCGCGATTGCTTCGCTTCCGTGAAATCGCGAAACGCCGCCACGGCGCCGGTAATGCGCCCCTCGGAATCGCGTACCGGCTGCGCATTCACGCTCAACCACACCGGCGCCGACAGTTCGTCGTGCAGAACGAAAATCTCTTCTTCGACGACGACTTCGCCGCGCAACGCGCGGACCATGGGAAGCTGACTTTCTGGGATCGGCGTTTCGGCGTCCGCGAGGTAGAGCCCATAGTGTTCGCTCCAGGCGTCCGGTTGATCCGAAATCGGGCCGCGCCCGAGTATCCTCGCTGCCGCGGGATTGAAGACGATAAAACGCCCGTCGATATCGCACACGCACACGCCATCGGCGATGCTCGCCAAGATCGACTGCAAGACTCGATTGCGCTCCTCGAGCGCGGTGACGGCGCGCTTGCGTTCATTGACCTCGCAATCGAGTTGCGAGTTCGTCTCCGAAAGCTCTCGCGTACGCTGCTCGACCCGCTGCTCTAATTCGTTGTGAGCCTTTTTCAGCGCGGCTTCGGCCTGCACCCTTTCCGTAATGTCGACGGCCAGGCCCAGTGCGAACTGAACTCGACCGTCCGCATCGCGAATCGGGCGATAAGAAAAATCAAAAGTCCGTCCAAGGAACTCGCCGATGTCTCCGAATTCCTCGCCCGCCAGCGCTCGCTTCGCCTCGTCGACGATTTTTGGCTGATCCGCATAGACCTCAAAGAAGTTCTTTCCGACCAGACGTCCCGGCGCCATACCAAGAGCCGCCAATGCCTGGCCGTCGCTGAGTGTGACGATGCCATCGGCTCTTATCTGCCACACCGCCACTGGGGCATGCTGAACCACCTGCTGGAAATGCTCTAGCGAGGGGTGCGATGCAAGTCGCGGGGAGGCCGTCGGCGCACGGGTTCGTTGCGCCGCGGAAATGCGGTTCTCCAACGCCGCGAGCTGCGCCCGGAGTTGGCGATTTTCCGCAACCAGCGCTTCCGCGCTCGGTCGCGCGCCCGCAATCGGAAGTGAAACTGGGTCGACCGTCATTGGCCGTGTCCCACATTTGGCGGGTTAGCTGCTCCCTCTTCCTAGATATCATAGCAGCCCTAATCCCCCATAAAGAGTAGTTGCCGTGGATTTTTTGCACTTTCTGGCGATTGTTTGACCACCTTCCCGGGGGATACCTCCTGACTGACAAGGGGGCACGGTCAAGTTGGGCGACTGGCGCGCCGATGATCCGGTTGTGACGGTTTTTCTGTGTTGCAGTGCGCCTGGCCATTCCCTTGGCCATCGCACGGCGGCGACCGTCCAAGAGGACGCTTGGTCGGCCAAAGCGAATGTGCAGGGGCCGCGGCGATCGAGCGACCTCCCGGGGGGAGATCTGGACGCGCGCGCGAAGCGGGTGCCGGCCGCCAAGCCGACACACAGAGCGGCCGCTTGCGCGACGTTCATCATCCCCTGCCGCCGGCAGCCGACGTCCCGGTTACTTCCCATGAGCCGCGCTTCCAAGGTTTGGAACTCCGCGACACGGTTCGCTATGCTAGCCGGGTCGTGCAAATGTTCACCACTGAGACCACGGAACGGGGAATGTCCGTTTGAACCGCAGAGGCACGGAGACGCAGAAGGTTGAGTGATGGGTGCCGTCTTAGGAACACTGAAAATTGGAAAGACTCCAACTCCCCCTCTCCCCCCTCCGCGACTCAGCGCCTCCGCGGTTAAAAAGACTTTCCCCTCCGTGTTCACCGTGCCTCCGTGGTAAATAACCCGAATGACGTCGCCCGAATGCTTCCCACTTGCCCGCCGAGGCCTCATGCGTATTGTTGAAATCGTTTGCCAGATTCTTCGCGTCAAGAATGTCGAGGCCAAGACCGCCAGCAGTCAGGACGCCGTGCTGGTCCGCGTGCGCACCGACGACGGGCTCGAAGGCATCGGCGAAGCCGACGCCTCGCCCGAGGTGGTCAAGGCCATCATCGACGCCCCGTTCAGCCACAACATCGCCAGCGGGCTGCGGCACGTCCTCCTCGGCGAAAACGCCCTGGAGCACGAACGCGTCTGGCAAAAGATGTACCGTGCCACGATGTACTACGGCCGCACCTCAGTCGCCATCGCCGCAATGAGCGCCATCGACATGGCGCTTTGGGACTTGAAAGGCAAGAAGTCCGGGCAGCCGATTCACCGCCTGCTCGGCGGCCAGCATCACGCGCGGATCAAAGCCTACGCGTCGATTCTCTTCGGCAAGAACGGCCGCGAAACCGCCGAAATCGGCAAGCGCTGGCGCGATTATGGCTACCAGGCCATAAAATTCGGCTGGGAGCCGATGGGGCAATCCGAACAGTTGGATATCGACCTCGTCCGCGGCGCCCGCGAAGGC comes from the Planctomycetia bacterium genome and includes:
- the asnS gene encoding asparagine--tRNA ligase → MDRLSVVEARRAEAVGRVVRLQGWVRTRRDSKGGFSFIELNDGSCLGNIQIVADGQLPNYESEIKHLSAGSSVTVEGEVKASPAKGQQTEVQATNVILHGTSDPETYVLQKKQHTFEYLRTIAHLRPRTNTFGAIARVRNCVCRSIHDFFQERGFLYVHPPIITASDCEGAGAMFKVTTLDLDKVPKTGAEGQPKTVDYAQDFFQRPAYLTVSGQLEAEIFACSLGRVYTFGPTFRAENSNTSRHLAEFWMVEPEAAFFELVDNMDLAEAFLKRIFGDALNRCEEDMQFFNERIDKTTIETLTGIVNTNFERLSYTEAVKILESCGEKFEFPVTWGIDLQSEHERYLTEKKFQRPVILHDYPRSIKPFYMRVNDDGKTVRAMDVLVPKVGEIIGGSQREERLDILEQRMAEQELSKDDYWWYCDLRRYGTVPHSGFGLGLERAVQFITGMANIRDVIPFPRTPGSAEF
- a CDS encoding thioredoxin-disulfide reductase, giving the protein MSAKTETVVIIGSGPAGWAAAIYTARANLEPLVFEGAITEENRIAGTLPLGQLALTTEVENYPGFPAGNMEEYLDRAMAEDKRQMMPPHSKHGISGPELMELMRQQAVNFGTRIITDDIAKVDLSKRPFKLTTLEGQEIVAKSVIVATGARANYLGLPSEDHYKNRGVSACAVCDGALPRFRNKPLVVVGGGDSAVEEATYLSKFASRVYMVHRRDELRASKIMAARALNDPKIEMVWNSGLDEVLGNDKEGVTAVRVKQVKGGEPRELPASGLFLAIGHTPNTVFLDGQLELTAKKYIRWTVPFRTNTSVEGVFAAGDVADDYYRQAITAAGSGCMAALDAERWLAGQGEH
- a CDS encoding carbon starvation CstA family protein, with protein sequence MVLLPIVLVSAVILIVAYFTYGRLLARLLDLDPNRPTPANTLRDDLDFIPTEPQFLLSQHFSAIAAAGPIVGPILAGIAFGWLPALIWILVGSILIGGVHDLTALVASIRHQARSIAEVVRDHMSKRSYLLFLAFIWIALVYIIVAFTDITAASFVGSQTLESGQEVTGAGIASSSLMYLALPIVMGLLLRYTRLTVGWATVLFLPLVGLAIWKGQAWPFDLGAMLGLSSETTTRQAWDVLLLGYCLVAGVLPVWMLLQPRGHLGGYFLYVALAAFGIGMVVGSGTEVKYPAFTGWTTAKGETLAPILFITIACGACSGFHSLIASGSTSKQLRVETDAKPIAYGAMLLEAMVAICSLCCVMMLTADSPLLTSGPNNIYANGLSTLLSGVGVGGLRLDPQLVVCFALMAFVTFVYDTLDVCTRLGRYIIQELTGLHNAAGRWLGTGLTAGVPLMFVMQTSLGPDGNPTPVWRTYWALFGASNQLLAALTLLGVTVWLWKTKRAAWVWLVVGLPAAWMYTVSTWALILMVRGNFLDGKDGWRITTTWVGLVLIALAALMLVEALRVLLSLGRSEPPRSMKSAMAPSA
- a CDS encoding response regulator transcription factor — encoded protein: MSIRILVTDDHELVRSGIKAMLAGTEIEVAAEATTGAEAVERCAAETFDVVLLDIRMPNGDGLQALTRLRQDHPNLPVLMLTAFENPTYVARALALGATGYMLKETPREQLLAMIRKAARGEECWSREELRRVTGALSTPRISGDLDVPLTQRESEVLRQLAFGLTNKEIAQALGISYETVKEHVQHILRKIGVSDRTQAAVWAVRKGLV
- a CDS encoding PAS domain-containing protein, which gives rise to MTVDPVSLPIAGARPSAEALVAENRQLRAQLAALENRISAAQRTRAPTASPRLASHPSLEHFQQVVQHAPVAVWQIRADGIVTLSDGQALAALGMAPGRLVGKNFFEVYADQPKIVDEAKRALAGEEFGDIGEFLGRTFDFSYRPIRDADGRVQFALGLAVDITERVQAEAALKKAHNELEQRVEQRTRELSETNSQLDCEVNERKRAVTALEERNRVLQSILASIADGVCVCDIDGRFIVFNPAAARILGRGPISDQPDAWSEHYGLYLADAETPIPESQLPMVRALRGEVVVEEEIFVLHDELSAPVWLSVNAQPVRDSEGRITGAVAAFRDFTEAKQSRDALNNERRFLEYALAVHERDRQLIAYELHDGLVQEISASLMYLESLALRLTGIDDKSRDDFATVVQMLRDAMQEARLVISGLRPPILDEQGVVAAIEYLVHEQVGFGAPPIAFTHEVSWKRLDSLLEAMLFRIVQEALTNLRTHSQAERGEVTLHEANGRIRLTISDDGVGFSPRKVSENRFGLQGIRKRVALLRGRIDIDSAPGKGTRLTIELPIELGPATVRNP
- a CDS encoding mandelate racemase/muconate lactonizing enzyme family protein — translated: MRIVEIVCQILRVKNVEAKTASSQDAVLVRVRTDDGLEGIGEADASPEVVKAIIDAPFSHNIASGLRHVLLGENALEHERVWQKMYRATMYYGRTSVAIAAMSAIDMALWDLKGKKSGQPIHRLLGGQHHARIKAYASILFGKNGRETAEIGKRWRDYGYQAIKFGWEPMGQSEQLDIDLVRGAREGVGDGTVLIDAGLVFDTRTALQRAKAFADFGIGWLEEPLQPSNYDGYAWLRDRSPVPIAAGEAECGRDGFRQLIDRNALDVYQVDLSRCGFTDASYIRQRVEEIGARLCNHCYTSPITGAASLHWLSTCKDAFLYEDCVEDSPLRHNLTHEKIQAIDGWITVPDGPGLGVTLDEDFVKEYLVAESR